Genomic segment of Microbacterium sp. BH-3-3-3:
AGGATGTGGACATCAGATGGGTCGTCACCGTCCAGGCGCTTGAAGCAATGAGTCGGCCAATCGCGTGATGGGGCGACTTGTCGTGCTGACTGAGCGCCTTGGTCGGCAGGAGTCGCGCCGGGGCCCTCTGACCCGCTACCGGACGACGGCACCTACAGGCGTAGGTCCATAACCCGGAGACGACGAGCGTCTGCGCTTCGCCCGCGGTCACCGCACCACCGACGATGACAGACACTCGGACGATCAAAACGATCTCCGCGCGATCTGCCGCCCCTTTACTCCCAGTCGTCTGCATGCGACGCAAATACGCGGGCGTGAGCAGTGACCTGACACGGAGCGAGCGGGTGTGGTCGTGAATATGAGGCGACGGACTTCTGAACGTGTCGAGCCGTCGCCCGCCGTCAGGTGCGACATAGGATCCCGCTTATGGCTCCCCGTCCTCGTTGGTGGCACACCCTACAGTCGTCGAAGGCAGAGGCTCTGCTGGCAGTCGATCTCTATAACCGGTCGGGCAACGAGCGACAGTTGGAAGCGTTCATTGTCCACATGAACCTTGGGTGGACCAAACTTCTCCAGGCTCGGACTGAAGAATCAGGCGGCGACCTGATTGTCAGAGATGAGCGTGGGTGGCGAAAGAGGCACCCCGAAGGTGGCTACTTGTACAAGCCATTGCGCGAGCTTCTCGCTGAGCAATTCGTCGACACCGACCCTCGCCGGAACAACATAGTCTTCTTCCTCGGGCTGCGTAACCACATCGAGCACCGTCACGAGGCGAAGGTGGCTGCGCTCGTCGCGGGTCGAACGCAGGCTCTCCTCATCAACTACGAACAAACCCTGGTCGAGTGGTTCGGGCACGACGAAGCCCTCGGTTCGGAGCTGCGGTTCCCGCTATTCGTCTCAGCGATAACTCAGGACGCGGTCGAGGCCGTCAAGCGCGTTCGAGCCCAAGTTCCCAGGGCAATTCTTGATTGGCTCCAGGATTTTGACGCGTCGCTCGAACCAGGACTGAGTGCGGATCAGCGTTTCGACTTCCGCATCTACCTAATTCCTTATACCGGACCGAAGAGCGAAGCCGACGCTTCCATGTCATTCATCCGCGAGGACGATCTCACGGATGCGCAGCGCGCCGCTATCGAGCAAGTGCGGACGATCATCCGGGAGAAGCGTGTCCCCGTCGAGGACCTGAACCGGTTCAAGGTTGGCGAAGTTGTCGAGCAGGTTGCCGCCCGTCTCGAAGTTCCCTTCAACAGCTACATGCACACTCAGGCGTGGAAGTACTTTGCCGCTCGACCCCCGACAGGCGCCCCGGACCCCGCTGCGACCAAGCCCCAGTTCTGCGTCTACAACTCGACTTTCGAGCAGTACACGTACACGCCCGCCTGGGTTGAGTACCTCGTGAGACACCTGACCGATCCTGCTGAGTACTCGCTTGTGCGCGCCTGGCGTCCCCCGGTGACTTCGAGCCCCTCGGCGGACGCGCCGGTCTCGACGCCCGCCCAGACCCCGGGCTAGCGAGATACGTTCGAAAGAAACCCCGTATCCTCTTCTGTGCGGTGCGCGCTTCAGAGCGCGCCAAATGGTCCCGCTGCGAGCGATGTCCTCAAGAGCAGCCCTGTATTCGATGGTGCGCATTCTCGTGCATCCCCACCGCCGAGGCCATTTGTCGCCTGCCGCCTTCATCGCAGTCGACCGGGTTGATCTGCAACATATCGCGCATTCCGGGGTGGTTCAGCCGTGGCCGGGGCGTCCCTCTAGACAGTCGTGGCGCCCTACCTCTTCACCGCAGGTCGCTGCTCAGAATTGGAGGTTCCAGACCCTACCTGCACTCCAGATTACGATGAGCCATTGACCCCCGCACCCGACAATGGAAAGCCCTCCGAGTTGACGCCCCTACGGATCTACAGCCCAAGGTGCTTCGCGACAGTAAATATGTGGTGCGAAACCTGCTGACGCTTATTTCCGGAAAGATTGGTGTAGCTTCCCGAAACGCGCTGCGTTTCGTAGCTAGCAAGTCCTGGGGAGAGCTCATATCGCGAAGGTGTCACCACCCGTTGCCGGTGAATGTCCCTCAAAACTTCCTCAAACTTGGTCGCTTGCGGATCAGTCTGCCCATCAGTGGTTGAAATGAAGTGTTGAATCCAGAGATCGGAACCGAGCGCATACGTTAGATGAACTGCGACGGCTCCTACCGGTCCGCCTCCGTCCTTGTACGTCCCGGGAAGCATTGTGAAATCGGAGAAACCGCGGCGACCTGCTGCACTCCATGACGTGTGATTATTTCCCAGCCACTCCTCGCCCAAATAATCCTTGTTTCGGGCCTCGCTGCGGAAGTTGTCGCTCACGTCGACTGTTCGGGCGGGTCCTAGCGTG
This window contains:
- a CDS encoding DUF3644 domain-containing protein, with the translated sequence MAPRPRWWHTLQSSKAEALLAVDLYNRSGNERQLEAFIVHMNLGWTKLLQARTEESGGDLIVRDERGWRKRHPEGGYLYKPLRELLAEQFVDTDPRRNNIVFFLGLRNHIEHRHEAKVAALVAGRTQALLINYEQTLVEWFGHDEALGSELRFPLFVSAITQDAVEAVKRVRAQVPRAILDWLQDFDASLEPGLSADQRFDFRIYLIPYTGPKSEADASMSFIREDDLTDAQRAAIEQVRTIIREKRVPVEDLNRFKVGEVVEQVAARLEVPFNSYMHTQAWKYFAARPPTGAPDPAATKPQFCVYNSTFEQYTYTPAWVEYLVRHLTDPAEYSLVRAWRPPVTSSPSADAPVSTPAQTPG
- a CDS encoding sce7725 family protein — protein: MYFPYLYSRQAELNAVSDVSSNLGSPQRIVPLIEPVEPAAKLISTLTKLKSNAMAAYVVVNPHQGKLSNSAAEAAWQSDFAATLTDPTVVYPTLKETVVTTLKDISNFVAAYPGRKIGIVLTTSKLTPGDLAKALSGSDYTVFFLASANSAKYLATLGPARTVDVSDNFRSEARNKDYLGEEWLGNNHTSWSAAGRRGFSDFTMLPGTYKDGGGPVGAVAVHLTYALGSDLWIQHFISTTDGQTDPQATKFEEVLRDIHRQRVVTPSRYELSPGLASYETQRVSGSYTNLSGNKRQQVSHHIFTVAKHLGL